One stretch of Corynebacterium imitans DNA includes these proteins:
- a CDS encoding ferritin — translation MDAKLRDVMNNQVTDEYLAAYLYRHLANEMDALSFPGMSAWFAEQAREECDHAMKFTQHLLDRGERVELKSIEIEAPQISSPVEAFKAALKHEKKVSEAIRKITRVADEVGDLESRSLLTWFLDEQISEESSVSEIIDQLELVGTDGSGILRIDAALGARDSSN, via the coding sequence ATGGACGCAAAACTTCGCGACGTCATGAATAACCAGGTCACCGACGAGTACCTGGCCGCGTACCTCTACCGCCACCTGGCCAACGAGATGGACGCTCTGTCATTCCCGGGCATGAGCGCCTGGTTCGCTGAGCAGGCACGGGAGGAGTGCGACCACGCAATGAAGTTCACCCAGCACCTCCTGGACCGCGGCGAGCGCGTCGAGCTCAAGAGCATCGAGATCGAGGCACCGCAGATCTCCTCGCCGGTTGAGGCATTCAAGGCGGCGCTGAAGCACGAGAAGAAGGTCTCTGAAGCTATCCGCAAGATCACCCGCGTCGCAGACGAGGTGGGCGACCTGGAGTCCCGCAGCCTGCTGACCTGGTTCCTCGATGAGCAGATCAGCGAGGAGTCATCGGTCAGCGAGATCATCGACCAGCTCGAGCTCGTCGGCACGGACGGCTCCGGCATCCTGCGCATCGACGCTGCTCTCGGCGCTCGCGACTCGAGCAACTAG